Proteins co-encoded in one Coriobacterium glomerans PW2 genomic window:
- a CDS encoding carboxypeptidase M32 — translation MSDRRTADIVEAFDRTQRELWMRSYLTRIASFDGATVAPAQGAAARGEALAALAGQRHAIMTGPDAVELVEALQRAEAAGLLGEQTTEELRVFSRDQKEAAAIPADEAIAWARLTCEAEAVWHRAKAADDWESFAPYVDDIVETLKRHAGYLDAVRDPYDVWLDQYERGLDSASFDAFCEAVRSTVVPLVGEINERGEQPHAPWLSAAVPTSVQLRLSYDLMALLGLDPEGTALAQTEHPFSDGFAPGDVRIATHIHEHDVMSNVFSMIHESGHALYEQNVNPAFSYSCLGGGTSMGIHESQSRFFENTVGRSRAFMGPLLELLRKHVPDAYGSVSEEELYRAVNIATPSLIRTEADELTYPLHIMIRYEIERLLFAGEASARDIPGLWAQLTKRYLGLAVPDDVHGCLQDVHWSGGSFGYFPTYALGSAYDAQFTFAMRASGVDLGAACATGDLAPVRDWLRERIWSRGRSADAPELIREACGADFDASYYCGYLSEKFRALYGL, via the coding sequence ATGAGCGACAGACGGACAGCCGATATCGTGGAAGCCTTTGATCGGACCCAGCGCGAGCTGTGGATGAGATCCTATCTCACCCGCATCGCGTCGTTCGACGGGGCGACGGTCGCCCCCGCACAGGGTGCAGCCGCGCGAGGCGAGGCTCTCGCCGCGCTCGCCGGCCAGCGCCATGCCATCATGACCGGGCCGGATGCCGTCGAACTCGTGGAAGCGCTCCAGCGAGCCGAGGCCGCAGGGCTTCTCGGCGAGCAGACCACCGAGGAGCTGCGCGTGTTCTCCCGTGACCAGAAGGAGGCCGCAGCCATCCCGGCAGATGAAGCCATCGCGTGGGCCAGGCTCACCTGCGAGGCGGAGGCGGTATGGCATCGCGCGAAGGCAGCCGACGACTGGGAGTCGTTCGCCCCCTATGTGGACGACATAGTCGAGACGCTGAAGCGCCACGCCGGGTATCTCGATGCGGTGCGCGATCCCTACGACGTCTGGCTCGATCAGTACGAGCGCGGTCTGGACAGCGCGTCGTTCGACGCGTTCTGCGAGGCCGTGCGCTCCACGGTCGTACCGCTCGTCGGTGAGATCAACGAGCGCGGCGAGCAGCCGCACGCGCCCTGGCTCAGCGCCGCGGTTCCCACCTCGGTTCAGCTCCGGCTGTCCTACGATCTCATGGCGCTTCTGGGGCTCGACCCCGAGGGCACGGCGCTCGCCCAGACCGAGCACCCCTTCTCGGATGGCTTCGCCCCAGGTGATGTGCGCATCGCAACCCATATCCACGAGCATGACGTCATGAGCAACGTGTTCTCGATGATTCATGAGAGCGGACACGCTCTCTACGAGCAGAACGTGAATCCCGCCTTCTCCTACAGCTGCCTTGGAGGCGGAACATCGATGGGCATCCATGAGAGCCAGTCGCGCTTCTTCGAGAACACCGTCGGCCGCAGCCGTGCGTTCATGGGGCCGCTGCTCGAGCTGCTGCGCAAACATGTGCCGGATGCATATGGCTCCGTCTCCGAGGAGGAGCTATATCGCGCCGTCAACATCGCGACTCCCTCGCTCATACGAACCGAGGCCGACGAGCTCACCTATCCGCTTCATATCATGATCCGCTACGAGATCGAGCGACTGCTGTTCGCCGGCGAGGCGAGCGCGCGAGACATACCCGGACTGTGGGCGCAGCTCACGAAACGCTACCTCGGACTCGCAGTGCCCGACGACGTGCACGGTTGTCTGCAGGATGTGCACTGGTCGGGCGGCAGCTTCGGATATTTCCCCACCTATGCGCTCGGAAGCGCCTACGACGCCCAGTTCACTTTTGCCATGAGAGCATCGGGGGTCGATCTGGGAGCTGCCTGCGCCACAGGCGATCTCGCACCGGTGCGCGATTGGCTGCGCGAGCGCATCTGGAGTCGTGGCCGCTCCGCTGACGCACCCGAGCTCATCCGAGAAGCCTGCGGGGCCGATTTCGATGCGTCCTATTACTGCGGATATCTCTCGGAGAAGTTTCGCGCGCTCTACGGCCTGTGA
- a CDS encoding DMT family transporter, with product MRAMGDRRLVRGVLATLAGGSFWGLSGTSASFLFAFYKVDTAWLTCVRQVLAGLLFLVVILVRDRRRLIELWTTKRDRRVLYAFTLCGLLLNQFFYLWTVRITNPGTATVLQCLSLVFIMAFACVAAHRRPKRREIAGLALAFGGTFLIATGGSLDSMSIPPEGLVLGLVTALSAASMAIIPVRILPKYGSSIVTGSGMLCSGVVTSAFVQPWRDPPVLDPLGWQALAVLVVVGSFLAYFLYMQGVTDLGSVRASLLGTVEPVSATVTSAIVLGTVFAPTDIAGFVLIIAMVFLTV from the coding sequence ATGAGAGCGATGGGAGATCGTCGACTCGTGCGCGGCGTCCTCGCCACGCTCGCAGGCGGATCGTTCTGGGGGCTGTCCGGAACGAGCGCGAGCTTTTTGTTCGCGTTCTACAAGGTGGATACCGCCTGGCTCACCTGCGTGCGCCAGGTGCTCGCCGGTCTGCTGTTTCTCGTGGTCATCTTGGTGCGTGATCGCAGGCGGCTCATCGAGCTGTGGACGACCAAGCGCGATCGCCGCGTGCTGTACGCGTTCACGCTGTGCGGCCTCCTGCTCAACCAGTTCTTCTATCTGTGGACCGTGCGCATCACCAATCCGGGCACCGCGACGGTGCTGCAGTGCCTGTCGCTCGTGTTCATCATGGCGTTCGCTTGCGTGGCAGCTCATCGTCGACCGAAGCGCCGAGAGATCGCCGGCCTCGCGCTGGCGTTCGGGGGGACGTTCCTCATCGCTACGGGCGGCAGCTTGGATAGCATGTCAATTCCTCCTGAGGGACTTGTCTTGGGTCTCGTCACGGCGCTGAGCGCGGCGTCGATGGCGATCATCCCGGTGAGGATCCTGCCGAAGTACGGCTCATCGATCGTCACCGGCTCGGGCATGCTGTGCTCGGGTGTGGTCACGAGTGCGTTCGTTCAGCCCTGGCGCGATCCCCCGGTCCTCGACCCTCTCGGCTGGCAGGCCCTTGCAGTTCTCGTGGTCGTCGGTTCGTTTTTGGCGTACTTCCTCTACATGCAGGGTGTGACCGACCTCGGGTCGGTGCGCGCGAGTCTGCTGGGCACCGTCGAGCCCGTTTCGGCGACCGTGACCTCCGCTATCGTGCTCGGCACGGTGTTCGCTCCCACCGATATCGCAGGGTTCGTCCTCATCATCGCGATGGTGTTTTTGACCGTGTAG
- a CDS encoding insulinase family protein, which translates to MSATQSTQTDPRRAAAELLAPDTHVLGFSVISQETIEEIDADAYVLRHDLSGARLLYLACEDENKAFAIGFKTPPADDTGVFHILEHSVLCGSKRYPLKEPFVDLIKTSMQTFLNAMTFPDKTLYPVASTNEQDLVNLMSVYLDAVLNPAIYTKPAIFEQEGWHYELESPEAPLRLNGVVLNEMKGALSDPMEVLDGAIMRELFSGTAYAFESGGDPRFIPELTYERFLDSHARHYNLANSYITLYGDMDAARVLEFLDSEYLSAPTAASERAREGALAAPNPLCAHEPVRCEHARVEMRTTPDNALVGMAYVLGSVAERKRIIAADILFDALLGSNEAPVKKAVIEAGIGGNLVSYTSSACLQPYGLIILQNASPDSAMRLREIIEQRCARLVAEGIPRDRLEAVLSSNEFSLRQRDYGTADGVVLASEALSTWLYDEQAATRALRYAEVYAALRDELSGSYFEDLLREIILESEHCALVELVPIQEDGQDAAAASSADSGDPEGDFDEATRLAAKKAEMSSQELGTIIDNVAELRRQQESADSPDSRSSLPQLHVSDIGEAAREAVPTLDESSAIPCLKHDIPTRRLAYAMTYFDLSCVDYGELPLVGLLSQLMQQLKTSRHSASELDSLIGSNLGFLSFRPEVLGAPGWRDLRPVLTVSAGALCEKIDALADIPREIWSQTLFEDDDRIRDVLTQVRIGMEQGFLMSGHQAAIARAMSYVSPAALVREQLDGIEYYRFVRDVLEHFDERKGQVMDDLRDLQRRIFSSTGAIASFTGSDEDYARYWSVAGDLGLSERQEGAGQLQVPVPAPANEAFVIPSDICYVARATDPRAIGISTDGIWKVASRALSFDYLWNEIRVKGGAYGCGLICAIDRQLAFYTYRDPAIDPSLERIERAGSWLGRFEPDTATLEGLIVSSVAAHDAPIKPYALTKRQNAAYLCGMPADERARIRSEILSATPAGLREIGADVSRLAVEAPVCVFGGRDAIEASHSNLSVRDLLC; encoded by the coding sequence ATGTCAGCCACGCAGAGCACCCAGACCGATCCCAGACGCGCCGCCGCCGAGCTGCTTGCACCGGATACTCATGTGCTGGGATTTTCAGTCATTTCGCAGGAGACCATCGAAGAGATAGATGCCGATGCCTACGTCTTGCGACATGATCTATCCGGCGCGCGGTTGCTGTATCTCGCCTGCGAGGATGAGAACAAGGCCTTTGCCATCGGATTCAAGACACCGCCCGCAGACGATACGGGGGTCTTCCACATCTTGGAGCACTCCGTGCTGTGCGGCTCGAAGAGATACCCGTTGAAGGAGCCGTTCGTCGATCTCATCAAGACATCCATGCAGACCTTTCTGAATGCGATGACCTTCCCGGACAAGACGCTGTACCCGGTCGCCTCCACCAACGAGCAGGACCTTGTGAACCTGATGAGCGTGTATCTGGACGCCGTCCTGAATCCTGCCATCTATACGAAGCCCGCCATCTTCGAACAGGAAGGATGGCACTACGAGCTCGAGAGCCCCGAGGCGCCGCTGCGTCTGAACGGCGTCGTGCTCAACGAGATGAAAGGTGCACTGTCCGATCCCATGGAGGTGCTCGATGGCGCGATCATGCGGGAGCTGTTCTCCGGCACGGCCTACGCCTTCGAATCCGGCGGTGACCCGCGCTTCATTCCCGAGCTCACCTACGAGCGGTTTCTGGACTCGCATGCACGTCATTACAACCTCGCGAACAGCTACATCACGCTCTACGGAGACATGGACGCGGCGCGCGTTCTAGAATTTCTTGATTCCGAGTACCTCTCGGCTCCCACCGCCGCGAGCGAGCGGGCCCGTGAGGGGGCACTCGCCGCCCCCAACCCCCTTTGTGCCCATGAGCCCGTACGCTGCGAGCACGCGCGCGTCGAGATGCGCACAACACCTGACAACGCCTTGGTTGGCATGGCCTACGTACTCGGTTCGGTCGCGGAGCGCAAGCGCATCATCGCCGCCGACATCCTCTTCGACGCGCTGCTCGGTTCGAACGAGGCACCGGTCAAGAAAGCCGTCATCGAGGCTGGCATCGGCGGCAATCTCGTGAGCTACACATCCAGCGCGTGCCTGCAGCCCTATGGCCTGATCATCCTCCAGAACGCCTCGCCTGATTCGGCGATGCGCCTGCGCGAGATCATCGAGCAGCGCTGCGCTCGCCTCGTCGCCGAGGGCATCCCGCGCGACCGGCTCGAGGCCGTGCTCTCGAGCAATGAGTTCAGCCTTCGCCAGCGCGACTACGGCACGGCCGACGGAGTCGTGCTCGCCTCCGAGGCGCTGTCCACCTGGCTCTACGATGAGCAGGCGGCGACCCGCGCGCTCAGATACGCTGAGGTCTACGCGGCACTTCGCGACGAACTCTCAGGTTCCTACTTCGAGGACCTGCTGCGCGAGATCATCTTGGAGAGCGAACACTGCGCGCTCGTGGAACTCGTGCCGATCCAAGAAGACGGACAAGACGCTGCTGCAGCCAGCTCAGCTGACAGCGGCGACCCGGAAGGCGACTTCGACGAGGCGACCAGACTCGCTGCGAAAAAGGCCGAGATGTCTTCGCAGGAGCTGGGCACCATCATAGACAACGTCGCCGAACTTCGTCGACAGCAGGAGAGCGCCGACTCGCCGGATTCTCGCTCGTCCCTGCCTCAACTGCATGTGAGCGACATCGGCGAGGCGGCGCGGGAGGCGGTCCCGACCCTTGATGAGAGCTCGGCGATCCCGTGCTTGAAACACGACATACCCACCAGGCGGCTCGCCTACGCGATGACCTACTTCGACCTATCATGCGTCGATTACGGCGAGCTTCCGCTCGTGGGGCTGCTCAGCCAGCTCATGCAGCAGCTCAAGACCTCCCGGCACAGCGCATCCGAGCTTGACAGCCTCATCGGATCGAACCTGGGCTTCCTTTCCTTTCGGCCCGAGGTGCTCGGCGCGCCGGGATGGCGCGATCTGCGTCCGGTGCTCACGGTGTCTGCCGGAGCGCTCTGCGAGAAGATCGATGCGCTCGCCGACATCCCACGTGAGATCTGGTCGCAGACCCTGTTCGAGGACGATGACCGGATTCGCGATGTCCTGACGCAGGTCCGCATCGGCATGGAGCAGGGTTTTCTCATGAGCGGTCATCAGGCGGCGATAGCCAGGGCGATGTCGTACGTTTCGCCGGCAGCGCTCGTTCGCGAGCAGCTCGATGGCATCGAGTACTACCGATTCGTCCGCGATGTCCTCGAGCATTTCGACGAGCGGAAGGGCCAGGTGATGGATGACCTGCGCGACCTGCAGCGCCGCATCTTCAGCTCGACGGGCGCGATCGCGAGCTTCACCGGATCGGATGAGGACTACGCGCGCTATTGGTCGGTGGCAGGCGATCTCGGATTGAGCGAGCGACAGGAGGGCGCGGGCCAGCTGCAGGTGCCCGTGCCCGCTCCCGCGAACGAGGCGTTCGTCATCCCGAGCGACATCTGCTATGTGGCGCGAGCCACCGATCCGCGCGCGATCGGCATCTCCACAGACGGCATCTGGAAGGTCGCTTCGCGCGCGCTGTCCTTCGACTATCTCTGGAACGAGATCCGAGTCAAGGGAGGAGCCTACGGCTGCGGTCTGATCTGCGCCATCGATCGGCAGCTGGCCTTCTACACCTATCGCGATCCGGCCATCGACCCATCGCTCGAGCGCATCGAACGCGCTGGCTCCTGGCTCGGCCGCTTCGAGCCTGACACCGCGACCCTGGAGGGCCTCATCGTATCCTCGGTCGCCGCTCACGACGCTCCGATCAAGCCCTATGCGCTCACGAAGCGGCAGAACGCCGCCTATCTGTGCGGCATGCCGGCCGATGAGCGGGCTCGCATTCGCTCTGAGATCCTGTCCGCGACACCGGCGGGCTTGCGTGAGATCGGCGCGGACGTGAGCAGGCTCGCTGTCGAGGCTCCGGTGTGCGTGTTCGGTGGCCGTGATGCGATAGAAGCGAGTCACTCGAATCTCTCGGTGCGCGATCTCCTCTGCTGA
- a CDS encoding Gfo/Idh/MocA family protein: MVDSAKIVSARGGAGAREEPLVTVEDESHPKALFATPELRWALIGTGAIANQMAQALLLADRHLVGVTNRTRAKADAFARRYGIERVYGSLDELLADPLVDAVYISTPHNTHIRFIRAALEAGKHVLCEKAITLDSAELDEARALAAEREVQLMDATTILHMPLYRELGRRARNGDFGALTLAQVNFGSFKEYGDLTNRFYNPRLAGGAMLDIGVYAITAARLFMASQPKEIVSLSTRASTGVDQSSGFVTRNAEGQLGVFSLTLHTKQPKRIDLCFEDCYIEIIDYPRADSAMVVWTSDGHREEIQAGRQEYALLYAVADLEAAVDGDRSRRELIGYTSDVMDIMTRLRFSWGIYYPEEAALARAAGVPVAGETT, from the coding sequence ATGGTTGATTCAGCAAAGATCGTATCTGCTCGCGGTGGAGCCGGGGCACGCGAAGAGCCCTTGGTCACGGTCGAGGACGAGTCGCATCCCAAAGCGCTGTTCGCGACACCAGAGCTGCGATGGGCGCTCATCGGAACCGGAGCCATCGCCAATCAGATGGCGCAGGCGCTTCTCTTGGCGGATCGTCACCTCGTCGGCGTCACCAACCGCACGCGTGCGAAGGCCGATGCCTTCGCACGCAGATACGGCATCGAGCGCGTCTACGGATCCCTCGATGAGCTCCTCGCCGATCCGCTGGTGGACGCGGTCTACATCAGCACACCGCACAACACTCACATCAGGTTCATCCGCGCCGCTCTCGAAGCGGGCAAGCACGTCCTGTGCGAGAAGGCCATCACGCTCGACTCCGCCGAGCTCGACGAGGCCCGCGCTCTGGCGGCAGAGCGCGAAGTCCAGCTCATGGATGCCACGACGATCCTGCATATGCCGCTTTACCGCGAGCTTGGGCGCCGCGCTCGAAACGGTGACTTCGGAGCGTTGACTCTCGCCCAGGTGAACTTCGGCAGCTTCAAAGAATACGGAGATCTGACGAATCGCTTCTACAATCCGCGTCTCGCCGGAGGGGCCATGCTCGACATCGGCGTGTACGCGATCACGGCTGCCAGGTTGTTCATGGCCAGCCAGCCGAAGGAGATCGTGAGCCTCTCGACGCGCGCATCGACCGGTGTTGATCAGTCGAGCGGATTCGTGACGAGAAACGCCGAGGGGCAGCTCGGTGTCTTTTCGCTGACATTGCACACCAAGCAACCCAAACGCATCGATCTGTGCTTCGAGGACTGCTATATCGAGATCATCGACTATCCGCGCGCTGATAGCGCAATGGTCGTGTGGACCTCCGATGGGCATCGGGAGGAGATTCAAGCAGGCAGGCAGGAGTATGCGCTTCTCTATGCGGTGGCAGATCTGGAGGCTGCCGTCGACGGCGACCGCTCACGACGCGAGCTGATCGGCTATACCTCCGATGTGATGGACATCATGACCCGTCTGCGCTTCAGCTGGGGCATATATTACCCCGAGGAGGCCGCACTCGCCCGCGCCGCCGGTGTACCGGTCGCAGGCGAGACGACCTGA
- a CDS encoding RecQ family ATP-dependent DNA helicase, with product MPVSADRSSSADARTRDEVLERTECVSAHEVLKRFFGYETFRAGQQRLIDAVLAGCDVLGVMPTGAGKSICYQVPALMLQGMTIVVSPLVSLMADQVRSLMSVGARPAYLNSSLSPSQQATVMCRAQQGSYQIMYVAPERLSDPRFVDFARRAAGAGGIGLPLVAIDEAHCVSQWGQDFRPAYLGIADFIDALDRRPIVAAFTATATERVREDITNMLGLRSPQTAVTGFDRANLSFSIEELGERAKTAWIRDYALAHSRESGIIYCSTRKAVDALAEELERALSPDGIRVGRYHAGMGARERQVSQRAFIDDAMPVIVATNAFGMGIDKPNVRYVIHNNVPESIEAYYQEAGRAGRDGDPASAHLLWNGNDFRLRRFLIDRDPEDERSSPEQREHAKMNRFRLLNQMEGYCQTTGCLREYILRYFGDEHSASKPSAIEGASESTGCGNCSNCLSTFEVEDVTETAREILEFVSRNPARFGKTLIADALHGARNERVRSSRLDADKGCGALSAEPLRLIKTVIDQLSGRGYLAVSQGHYPVIGLGPRSEEALSAVGAASADFSFTMKRRASRRASAHRARRVVDLLREESGLGSRPRAGDDAELFERLRGVRTTFATQRQLPPYMICSDAALRGMCRLRPATRAQLLDVNGIGEKKAAEFGEEFLAEIVAFERAQR from the coding sequence ATGCCCGTGAGCGCAGATAGATCATCGAGCGCCGATGCGAGAACTCGCGATGAGGTTCTCGAGAGGACCGAGTGCGTATCGGCCCATGAGGTGCTCAAGCGCTTCTTCGGCTACGAGACGTTTCGCGCCGGGCAGCAGCGTCTCATAGATGCGGTGCTCGCCGGCTGCGATGTATTGGGCGTCATGCCCACAGGGGCCGGCAAGTCCATCTGCTACCAGGTCCCCGCTCTCATGCTTCAAGGCATGACGATCGTGGTCTCCCCGCTCGTGTCGCTCATGGCCGATCAGGTCCGCTCGCTGATGAGCGTCGGCGCCAGACCCGCGTATCTGAACTCCTCGCTCAGCCCGTCTCAGCAGGCGACCGTCATGTGCCGTGCGCAGCAGGGCAGCTATCAGATCATGTATGTCGCTCCGGAGCGGCTGTCCGATCCGCGCTTCGTGGACTTCGCGCGCCGCGCGGCGGGCGCAGGCGGCATCGGTCTGCCGCTTGTAGCCATCGACGAGGCGCACTGCGTCTCGCAATGGGGGCAGGACTTCCGTCCCGCATACCTGGGGATCGCCGATTTCATCGATGCGCTTGACCGCCGACCGATCGTGGCGGCGTTCACCGCCACGGCGACCGAGCGCGTCCGCGAGGACATCACGAACATGCTCGGCTTGCGCTCACCGCAGACCGCCGTCACCGGGTTTGATCGCGCGAACCTGTCGTTCAGCATCGAGGAGCTCGGTGAGCGAGCCAAGACCGCCTGGATACGCGATTACGCGCTCGCGCACAGCCGGGAGAGCGGCATCATCTACTGCTCGACTCGAAAGGCCGTCGACGCTCTCGCCGAGGAACTCGAACGCGCTCTGTCTCCCGATGGCATCCGGGTGGGACGCTACCATGCGGGCATGGGCGCTCGGGAGCGTCAGGTGAGCCAACGGGCCTTCATCGACGACGCGATGCCGGTCATCGTCGCCACCAACGCCTTCGGCATGGGCATCGACAAGCCCAATGTGCGCTATGTCATTCACAACAACGTTCCCGAGAGCATCGAGGCGTACTATCAGGAGGCTGGTCGCGCCGGCCGCGACGGCGATCCGGCGAGCGCGCATCTGCTGTGGAATGGCAACGATTTCAGGCTGCGGCGCTTCCTGATCGACCGCGACCCCGAAGACGAGCGGTCCTCGCCCGAGCAGCGAGAGCACGCAAAGATGAACCGCTTTCGGCTGCTCAACCAGATGGAGGGCTACTGCCAGACCACGGGCTGTTTGCGCGAGTACATCTTGCGCTATTTCGGTGACGAGCATTCAGCGTCCAAGCCCTCTGCCATCGAGGGCGCGTCGGAGAGCACGGGTTGCGGCAACTGCTCGAACTGCCTTTCAACCTTCGAGGTCGAGGATGTGACCGAGACCGCTCGAGAGATCTTGGAATTCGTCTCGAGGAACCCGGCTCGTTTCGGAAAGACCCTCATCGCCGATGCTTTGCACGGAGCGCGAAACGAGCGCGTGAGGAGTTCTCGCTTGGATGCCGACAAGGGTTGCGGCGCGCTGTCCGCAGAGCCCCTGAGACTGATCAAGACGGTGATCGATCAGTTGTCTGGCCGCGGCTATCTCGCGGTCTCGCAGGGACACTACCCCGTCATCGGTTTGGGACCGCGCTCGGAAGAGGCGCTGAGCGCGGTGGGGGCCGCGTCCGCCGACTTCAGTTTCACCATGAAGCGTCGCGCCTCTCGGCGCGCGAGCGCGCACAGAGCGCGGCGGGTTGTCGATCTGCTACGTGAGGAGTCCGGGCTCGGATCGCGACCGCGGGCCGGCGACGATGCGGAGCTGTTCGAGCGATTACGCGGCGTCAGGACGACCTTTGCGACGCAGCGGCAGCTGCCGCCGTACATGATCTGCAGCGATGCCGCGTTGCGCGGCATGTGCCGTCTGCGTCCCGCAACGCGCGCTCAGCTGCTCGATGTCAACGGGATCGGCGAGAAGAAGGCGGCGGAGTTCGGAGAGGAGTTCCTCGCCGAGATCGTCGCCTTCGAGCGCGCTCAGCGCTGA
- a CDS encoding FtsX-like permease family protein, whose protein sequence is MIRLIFSDLREHAATWVGALIVAVGCGFIGGWVASLQTTADAYGGHVHWMLRNAVSGYLMFSVLAAVAVLISAANLTVAVQRRSYALWQLVGVSPRRVGAIVLAQLVVVAVVGSLVGTLVAAAIFAPLLPWTLSSAEVFTGVVPRVDLGRMPMVWLVVAAVFVIGGARGARSASRTPPISALRDPEQRVRRMTLPRAALALALIGCVAWIRATMVRLLAQDPSSWFNMASWGLLIPVFLAATLVAAAPVVLPAVLTVWTSIVPQRRGTDWWLARHAAREGLSASASIETPVMVGVSIVAGLYSVIGVLGGYAHAQGDTGAWMLDFSTGLMFLGGPVLLCAIGAAVSVVMSSGSRTRDIALLSAAGARPKTLVAAAAFEALIHAVTSTLLGMGAAAAAAALIASVFGRPLLADMALGEGLIVSVAGFLLILTATLMPTLSALRRDIVGVLAAQD, encoded by the coding sequence ATGATCCGGCTCATCTTCTCCGATCTGAGAGAGCACGCCGCGACATGGGTCGGCGCGCTGATCGTGGCCGTGGGCTGCGGGTTCATCGGCGGGTGGGTGGCGTCTCTGCAGACGACCGCCGATGCCTACGGGGGGCACGTGCACTGGATGCTGCGCAACGCCGTGAGCGGTTATCTCATGTTCTCGGTGCTCGCTGCCGTCGCGGTGCTCATCTCCGCGGCGAACCTCACGGTCGCGGTCCAGCGGCGTTCCTACGCGTTGTGGCAGCTCGTGGGCGTCAGCCCACGGCGGGTGGGCGCGATCGTGCTCGCGCAGCTCGTTGTCGTGGCCGTAGTCGGCTCGCTTGTCGGCACGCTCGTCGCCGCTGCGATATTCGCCCCGTTGCTGCCTTGGACGCTCAGCTCGGCTGAGGTGTTCACGGGTGTGGTTCCTCGGGTGGATCTCGGCCGGATGCCGATGGTCTGGCTTGTTGTGGCGGCGGTGTTCGTGATCGGTGGTGCCCGTGGTGCACGCAGCGCGTCGCGCACCCCGCCGATCTCCGCCTTGCGAGATCCCGAGCAGCGAGTCAGGCGGATGACCTTGCCGCGAGCCGCGCTCGCGCTCGCGCTCATCGGATGCGTCGCCTGGATCCGCGCCACCATGGTGCGTCTGCTGGCGCAGGATCCCTCATCTTGGTTCAATATGGCCTCTTGGGGATTACTCATTCCCGTTTTTTTGGCGGCCACTTTGGTGGCCGCCGCCCCGGTCGTGCTTCCCGCCGTGCTCACGGTGTGGACCTCTATCGTGCCGCAGCGCCGTGGGACCGACTGGTGGCTGGCGCGGCATGCGGCGCGCGAGGGGCTGTCGGCTTCCGCATCGATCGAGACCCCTGTCATGGTGGGTGTAAGCATCGTGGCCGGTCTCTACTCCGTGATCGGCGTGTTGGGAGGCTACGCGCACGCTCAAGGCGACACCGGTGCCTGGATGCTCGATTTCTCCACCGGGCTGATGTTTCTGGGCGGACCGGTGCTGCTGTGCGCGATCGGCGCCGCCGTGAGCGTCGTGATGTCCTCCGGGTCGCGCACCCGCGACATCGCTCTGCTCAGCGCTGCGGGAGCGCGACCGAAAACGCTTGTGGCCGCGGCTGCCTTCGAGGCGCTCATCCATGCGGTCACATCGACCCTGCTCGGCATGGGCGCGGCCGCCGCCGCGGCGGCGCTCATCGCCAGCGTGTTCGGCAGGCCGCTTCTCGCGGACATGGCGCTCGGCGAGGGACTCATCGTCTCGGTGGCGGGCTTTCTTCTGATTCTCACCGCGACGCTCATGCCCACGCTCAGTGCGCTGCGAAGGGACATCGTAGGCGTTCTGGCAGCTCAGGATTAG
- a CDS encoding ABC transporter ATP-binding protein, giving the protein MAFSVVVKDVQKTFVTGRGRAKRTTPVLRGVSLSVRPKEMVAIVGPSGSGKSTLLYCMSGLEAVDGGSIEVMGQQVADASRNALSRIRRQHVGFIFQSYNLLPSLSARENVALPARLAGRPVSDARLNETLERVGLAGRERNRPQDLSGGEQQRVAIARVLASAPDVVFADEPTGALDTKNGREVLGMLRDIADEPSRSVVMVTHDLEAASMADRVLILRDGLILREMGRSSSKEILDAMEAAA; this is encoded by the coding sequence ATGGCATTCTCGGTAGTGGTCAAAGACGTCCAAAAGACGTTCGTCACGGGACGGGGGCGCGCCAAGCGGACGACCCCGGTGCTCAGGGGCGTCAGTCTGAGTGTGCGCCCAAAAGAGATGGTTGCGATCGTGGGGCCCTCCGGCTCGGGCAAGTCGACCCTGCTGTACTGCATGTCAGGGCTGGAGGCCGTCGACGGCGGCTCCATCGAGGTGATGGGTCAGCAGGTCGCCGACGCGTCGCGCAACGCGCTGTCGCGCATCCGCCGGCAGCACGTGGGCTTCATCTTCCAGTCCTACAACCTGCTTCCCTCGCTCAGCGCACGGGAGAACGTCGCCCTGCCGGCGCGCTTGGCCGGGCGGCCCGTAAGCGACGCGCGGCTCAACGAGACGCTCGAGCGCGTCGGCCTGGCCGGGCGCGAGCGCAATCGGCCGCAGGATCTGTCCGGCGGCGAGCAGCAGCGCGTGGCTATCGCGCGCGTGCTTGCGAGCGCGCCGGACGTGGTCTTCGCCGATGAGCCGACCGGCGCTCTGGACACGAAGAACGGACGGGAGGTGCTCGGGATGCTCAGAGACATCGCCGACGAACCCTCGCGCTCGGTCGTGATGGTGACCCACGATCTGGAGGCGGCGTCCATGGCCGATCGCGTGCTCATCTTGCGCGACGGTCTGATCTTGCGGGAGATGGGTCGCTCCAGCTCCAAGGAGATCCTCGACGCGATGGAGGCGGCGGCATGA